In Mercenaria mercenaria strain notata chromosome 13, MADL_Memer_1, whole genome shotgun sequence, a single window of DNA contains:
- the LOC128547746 gene encoding glycosyltransferase-like protein gnt13 — MSSYSVTEPVDNINQNLSNYSVTEPVDNINQNLSSYSVTEPVDNINQNLSNYSVTEPVNNINQNLSSYSVTEPVDNINQNLSSYSVTEPVDNINQNLSSYSVTEPVDNINQNLSNYSVTEPVDNINQNLSNYSVTEPVDNINQNLSSYSVTEPVDNINQNLSNYSVTEPVDNINQNLSNYSVTEPVNNINQK; from the coding sequence ATGAGCAGCTACAGTGTTACAGAACCTGTTGACAATATTAACCAAAACTTGAGCAACTACAGTGTTACAGAACCTGTTGACAATATTAACCAAAACTTGAGCAGCTACAGTGTTACAGAACCTGTTGACAATATTAACCAAAACTTGAGCAACTACAGTGTTACAGAACCTGTTAACAATATTAACCAAAACTTGAGCAGCTACAGTGTTACAGAACCTGTTGACAATATTAACCAAAACTTGAGCAGCTACAGTGTTACAGAACCTGTTGACAATATTAACCAAAACTTGAGCAGCTACAGTGTTACAGAACCTGTTGACAATATTAACCAAAACTTGAGCAACTACAGTGTTACAGAACCTGTTGACAATATTAACCAAAACTTGAGCAACTACAGTGTTACAGAACCTGTTGACAATATTAACCAAAACTTGAGCAGCTACAGTGTTACAGAACCTGTTGACAATATTAACCAAAACTTGAGCAACTACAGTGTTACAGAACCTGTTGACAATATTAACCAAAACTTGAGCAACTACAGTGTTACAGAACCTGTTAACAATATTAACCAAAAATAA